Proteins from a genomic interval of Granulicella sp. L56:
- a CDS encoding alpha/beta hydrolase, with the protein MYRLTKSVLGFCALFTLLFVCDQQSLSQATPPKAADWAELASFHYGVGADITYGVFNNTPVHLDVWENHAASGPVPTLVYFHGGGWVFGDKGGAPNLFLPYIERGWDVVNVEYRMAGNSNAPAAVEDSRCALRWVYDNAEKYHFDLSRIVLTGHSAGGHLALITGMLPNGTDLDDACPQSPDAPALKPAAIVNWYGITDVDDLLSGPDRETYAIAWVGSASNRHEIAKQSSPLTYVRPGLPPVITIHGDHDPTVPYSQAVRLKKALDQAGVKNELVTIPGGSHGSFSDEQTLRAFREVWKFLDATLPPSPKPSK; encoded by the coding sequence ATGTACAGGCTAACCAAATCTGTTCTGGGGTTCTGCGCCCTCTTCACTCTGCTCTTCGTCTGCGATCAGCAGTCCCTTAGCCAAGCCACGCCGCCCAAAGCGGCCGACTGGGCCGAGCTTGCTTCGTTTCATTATGGGGTTGGCGCAGATATCACGTATGGAGTGTTCAACAACACACCCGTTCATCTCGACGTCTGGGAAAATCATGCGGCAAGTGGACCGGTGCCAACTCTTGTTTACTTCCATGGCGGCGGGTGGGTCTTCGGGGACAAGGGAGGCGCACCAAACCTTTTCCTTCCCTACATTGAGCGCGGCTGGGATGTTGTGAACGTCGAGTACCGCATGGCCGGTAATTCGAATGCTCCGGCTGCAGTTGAAGACAGCCGTTGTGCGCTTCGGTGGGTTTATGACAATGCGGAGAAGTACCACTTCGACCTTTCCCGCATTGTGCTGACGGGCCACTCCGCAGGTGGCCACCTGGCACTCATCACCGGTATGCTGCCAAACGGTACGGATCTTGACGATGCCTGCCCTCAATCCCCGGACGCGCCGGCGCTTAAACCTGCTGCGATTGTTAATTGGTACGGCATTACGGATGTGGACGATCTTTTGAGCGGGCCGGACCGCGAGACCTATGCCATCGCCTGGGTTGGTTCAGCAAGCAATCGACATGAGATCGCAAAACAGTCTTCGCCGCTTACCTACGTGCGCCCTGGATTGCCACCGGTAATCACGATTCATGGCGACCACGATCCAACGGTTCCCTACTCACAAGCGGTGCGACTGAAGAAAGCGCTTGATCAGGCCGGCGTCAAAAACGAGTTGGTAACCATTCCTGGTGGCAGTCATGGCAGCTTTTCCGATGAACAGACACTGCGTGCCTTTCGGGAGGTATGGAAGTTCCTGGATGCGACCCTGCCTCCTTCTCCGAAGCCATCGAAGTGA
- a CDS encoding glycoside hydrolase family 38 C-terminal domain-containing protein: MDRRNFLKRTSAVFLAGTVLDVTALAAPVPTVFYVDGYHGGSRGHMPAGCWRDILEALQTWPEWKLSLDVEPNSWEVLKREDPEAYRELQGYLADSRANARVTIVGGTFAQPYGWAISGESNIRQLKYGLHRIHEHFPSAVVDVYAVQEPCWSSCLPQILRSLGFKGASLKNASTAWGGYTAGFDAELVNWIGPDQTSILAVPRYACEQLVNTWETEAEDASPSYLIKCVDHGIPQPVGMCFQDLGWAARPRIAGPHVRYVTWQEYLFDIARVPAKDWHFTMEDIRTTLPWGEKTLQKVAQQSRSAETRLLTAEKIAAMACVQCGAEWPANSLNSAWEQVMWSQFHDSWITATTKSGRQAWAFQVAAQTLEAQNTAEDILQQSASTLSQGQDDVPRHPIGTQRLRVFNTLGHDREDLVECTIAFDRHTEDLRVLDEHGAELPIQWSAIRRYHPGESGPPSPEPAQGPASPEINTGRLLFKARVPAVGFNSYQVVPLPARSAGIAHSVVKALMNEDGTILLENEFYSIRLDPKRGGAITSLLEKEGSRELCPDSGEFLFNEYRGYFIAQKRWRSSTETPATVEILESGPIRAVVCVNGEVGGCPSRTLITLVTGEHRIDFDATFHFAQETWIGDPWDIQPKDRMTEQHRSSNDGRWKLQALFPTSFAQTTLDKNGAFDVCRSRNANTYFQRWDEIKHNIIVNWVDVLNESKDAGLALFSEHTTAYTHGPDHPLSIVLGWGWEGGFWWGKCPLLGEQRAQYSLIPHRENWQQAKLWQEQSKLEEPLLPALIDGRSLVGPARHSLLSVSDEGVQLSSMMHVDNALEVRLFNAKTIESHCTITCSFKPTRAQLVELNGKVNSELTLHTKSSGDTSVNLVMQPFGIRTLRFSTS, translated from the coding sequence ATGGATCGACGAAACTTTCTAAAACGCACCAGCGCTGTCTTTCTCGCCGGAACGGTACTCGACGTCACAGCCCTCGCGGCGCCTGTGCCGACCGTCTTCTACGTCGATGGATATCATGGCGGCTCTCGTGGGCACATGCCTGCAGGCTGCTGGCGAGACATTCTCGAAGCTTTGCAAACCTGGCCGGAGTGGAAGCTGTCGCTGGATGTCGAGCCTAATTCGTGGGAGGTGCTTAAGCGGGAGGACCCCGAGGCTTATCGCGAACTGCAAGGCTACTTAGCCGACTCCCGCGCGAACGCTCGGGTGACGATTGTAGGTGGAACTTTCGCGCAACCCTATGGATGGGCCATCTCAGGTGAGAGCAATATCCGACAGCTCAAGTACGGATTGCATCGGATACATGAACACTTTCCGTCGGCAGTCGTCGATGTGTATGCGGTCCAGGAGCCATGCTGGTCCTCGTGCCTCCCTCAGATTCTCCGCTCGCTGGGCTTCAAAGGAGCTTCTCTAAAGAATGCGAGCACAGCGTGGGGTGGCTACACTGCAGGGTTTGATGCAGAGCTGGTGAACTGGATCGGCCCTGATCAGACGTCCATCCTGGCAGTTCCGCGCTATGCCTGCGAGCAGTTGGTGAACACATGGGAGACGGAGGCAGAGGACGCTTCGCCAAGCTATCTCATCAAGTGCGTCGATCATGGCATCCCTCAGCCTGTCGGTATGTGTTTCCAAGACCTTGGCTGGGCGGCGCGGCCGCGCATCGCAGGGCCTCATGTGCGCTACGTGACCTGGCAGGAATATCTCTTCGACATTGCACGCGTACCTGCCAAGGATTGGCACTTCACCATGGAGGACATCCGAACCACCTTGCCGTGGGGAGAGAAGACGCTTCAGAAGGTCGCACAGCAATCCCGCTCTGCGGAGACTCGGCTTTTGACAGCAGAGAAGATCGCAGCCATGGCGTGCGTGCAGTGCGGTGCGGAATGGCCTGCGAACTCATTGAACAGCGCATGGGAGCAGGTGATGTGGAGCCAGTTCCATGACTCATGGATTACTGCGACCACCAAGAGTGGCCGCCAGGCATGGGCCTTTCAAGTGGCCGCTCAGACTCTTGAAGCGCAGAACACTGCCGAGGACATTCTGCAGCAATCCGCGAGCACTCTCAGTCAGGGACAAGACGACGTTCCTAGACATCCCATAGGCACACAACGACTGCGCGTCTTCAATACGTTGGGTCATGATCGCGAAGACCTGGTGGAGTGCACGATCGCTTTTGATCGTCACACTGAAGACCTCCGCGTCCTGGATGAACATGGCGCGGAACTACCAATTCAGTGGAGCGCCATTCGCCGCTATCATCCTGGGGAGAGTGGTCCGCCATCGCCAGAACCTGCGCAGGGACCAGCGTCACCAGAGATCAATACGGGCCGCCTGCTCTTCAAAGCTCGCGTCCCTGCTGTCGGTTTCAATAGCTATCAGGTTGTTCCGCTTCCAGCCCGCTCCGCAGGCATCGCTCATAGTGTTGTGAAAGCCCTGATGAACGAGGACGGCACCATCCTCCTCGAAAATGAGTTCTACTCCATCCGTCTCGATCCGAAACGCGGAGGCGCTATCACAAGCCTGTTGGAGAAAGAAGGCTCACGAGAGCTCTGTCCCGATAGCGGAGAGTTTCTCTTCAATGAGTACCGCGGCTACTTTATTGCTCAGAAGCGATGGAGAAGCAGCACCGAGACGCCTGCGACTGTCGAAATTCTGGAGTCAGGACCTATCAGAGCCGTTGTTTGCGTTAACGGAGAGGTTGGTGGCTGTCCGTCGCGTACCTTGATCACACTTGTGACCGGAGAGCACAGAATCGACTTCGATGCGACCTTTCACTTTGCGCAGGAGACCTGGATCGGAGACCCATGGGATATCCAGCCGAAAGACCGAATGACGGAGCAGCATCGTTCTTCAAACGATGGCCGATGGAAGTTACAGGCGCTCTTCCCAACCAGCTTTGCGCAGACGACTCTCGATAAGAACGGAGCCTTTGACGTCTGCCGTAGCCGAAACGCGAACACCTACTTTCAGCGTTGGGATGAGATCAAACACAATATCATTGTCAACTGGGTGGATGTGCTGAACGAATCAAAGGACGCTGGGCTGGCTCTCTTTTCAGAGCACACAACAGCTTATACACACGGGCCTGATCATCCACTTTCGATTGTGTTGGGATGGGGTTGGGAAGGCGGCTTCTGGTGGGGTAAATGCCCTTTGCTTGGTGAGCAACGAGCCCAGTACTCCCTCATCCCGCATCGAGAAAACTGGCAGCAGGCAAAGCTATGGCAAGAACAATCGAAGCTGGAGGAGCCACTTCTTCCCGCTCTCATCGACGGCAGATCACTTGTGGGACCTGCGCGGCATTCGCTCTTAAGCGTAAGTGATGAAGGGGTGCAGCTCTCCTCCATGATGCATGTTGACAACGCTCTGGAAGTCCGCCTTTTTAATGCGAAGACGATTGAGTCTCATTGCACGATTACATGCAGCTTCAAACCGACCAGGGCTCAACTCGTTGAACTCAACGGCAAAGTTAACTCCGAGCTCACTTTGCATACGAAATCTTCTGGCGATACCTCAGTGAATCTTGTCATGCAACCGTTTGGCATCCGAACCTTGCGTTTCTCCACGTCGTAG
- a CDS encoding CRTAC1 family protein — MSTGNGVATPAKPLPSGVKAPVVRYEDIAAQAGLTGLNVSGAATNKQYIIETTGTGVAIFDYDNDGLPDILFVNGDRFQDGGTSTPVLYHNLGGLKFEDVTAKAGLTHTGWGQGVCAGDIDNDGHVDLFITQWGQNVLYHNQGNGTFKNETEARGLASPKPRWSTGCAFVDFNRDGALDLVVAHYIEFDPAKTPHPGEKSQCEWKGLPVICGPRGLPGETISLYQNDGHGHFTDVSDQMHITTPKDYYCFSPLVDDFDNDGWPDIYVACDSTASLYFHNLKGKGFEEIGVESGVAYNDEGRAQAGMGVAAADFSHSGRLDIFKTNFADDTSTLYSNQGANNFVDATIETGLAVNTRYLGWGTAAIDIDNDGWKDLILANGHVYPEVDTGHTGETFKQSRLLYWNRGDGQFFDLSSSAGSGITAAHASRGLAIGDLNNDGNQEIVIVNMGEAPSLLKNVAPTLGHSILIRALTATNRDAIGARITVTANGQTQIDEVRSGGSYISQSDFRLHFGLGKATSATLFVHWLDGSIENFSSVAAGQIITIQEGKGIVSKVPYRSSKP, encoded by the coding sequence GTGTCAACGGGGAACGGCGTGGCCACGCCTGCGAAGCCTTTGCCTTCGGGAGTGAAGGCGCCCGTCGTGCGTTATGAAGACATCGCTGCCCAAGCCGGCCTTACCGGACTCAATGTCTCCGGGGCGGCAACGAATAAGCAATACATCATCGAGACGACAGGAACTGGAGTGGCGATCTTCGATTACGACAACGATGGCTTGCCGGACATTCTGTTTGTCAACGGCGACCGCTTCCAGGATGGTGGCACGTCTACGCCAGTGCTGTATCACAACCTCGGTGGCCTGAAGTTTGAAGATGTCACCGCCAAGGCCGGATTGACGCACACCGGATGGGGGCAGGGAGTCTGCGCCGGGGATATCGACAACGACGGGCATGTTGATCTCTTCATCACGCAATGGGGGCAGAACGTTCTTTACCATAACCAGGGCAATGGCACGTTTAAGAATGAAACGGAGGCGCGTGGCCTCGCATCGCCGAAGCCACGCTGGAGCACAGGCTGCGCTTTCGTGGACTTCAACCGGGATGGAGCCCTCGATCTGGTCGTTGCTCACTACATCGAATTCGATCCGGCCAAGACACCGCATCCGGGCGAGAAGTCGCAGTGCGAATGGAAGGGGCTGCCAGTGATCTGCGGCCCGCGAGGACTGCCAGGCGAGACGATCTCTCTGTATCAGAACGATGGGCATGGCCACTTTACCGATGTCTCGGACCAGATGCATATCACCACGCCCAAGGACTACTACTGCTTTTCCCCGCTGGTTGATGATTTCGACAATGATGGCTGGCCGGATATCTATGTCGCGTGCGACTCCACCGCGAGCCTCTACTTTCACAACCTCAAAGGCAAGGGCTTCGAGGAGATTGGTGTCGAGTCCGGCGTAGCTTATAACGACGAAGGACGCGCGCAGGCCGGCATGGGGGTGGCAGCAGCCGACTTCAGCCACAGCGGTCGCCTCGATATCTTCAAGACCAACTTTGCCGACGATACCTCTACTCTCTACAGCAATCAGGGCGCGAACAATTTCGTCGATGCAACCATCGAAACCGGGCTCGCGGTCAACACCCGGTACTTGGGTTGGGGCACCGCAGCAATCGATATCGATAACGATGGCTGGAAAGATCTGATTCTCGCCAATGGGCACGTCTACCCCGAAGTGGATACTGGACACACCGGCGAGACGTTCAAGCAGAGCCGGTTGCTCTACTGGAATCGTGGCGACGGACAGTTCTTCGACCTCTCTTCTTCGGCCGGAAGTGGTATCACCGCGGCCCACGCTTCCCGCGGGTTGGCCATCGGGGACCTCAACAACGACGGCAATCAGGAAATCGTCATCGTCAATATGGGAGAGGCTCCATCGCTTTTGAAGAACGTTGCTCCTACTCTGGGCCACTCCATCTTGATACGCGCTCTAACGGCAACCAACCGGGATGCAATCGGCGCTCGAATTACGGTCACCGCGAACGGGCAGACACAAATCGACGAGGTCCGCAGCGGCGGCTCGTATATCTCTCAGAGCGATTTTCGACTTCACTTTGGCTTGGGAAAAGCGACCTCGGCCACCCTGTTCGTTCATTGGCTCGATGGCAGCATCGAGAACTTCTCTTCGGTGGCCGCCGGCCAGATTATCACCATCCAGGAAGGGAAAGGGATCGTCAGCAAGGTACCGTACAGGTCTTCGAAGCCTTAG
- a CDS encoding LacI family DNA-binding transcriptional regulator produces MRSAEKIGKRPSRRAQTAKRPTLVDVAREAGVGTTTVSRIINGGHYVEAGTLARVQAVMKNLGYQPNHAARALKGERTRTLGLIVPSLKDEFFANLADTTQTLARQKEYVLIVLASADDAAQETSEIAVFQSHRIDGLIVVPPRIQTPAFLSAVKALGVPVVAIDRPLRSRNSSVTCDNYDASFAATKHLIEHGRKRILCFGGDPDLSTIQERQRGYKDALAEASLPSELLFAAETIPLTEKLREILARPQSKRPDAILGLLNIASIVAYEQLMALGLSIPKSVALIGFDDFPLSSTLRPAVSVIRQPVAEMGRAAARLIFEQIESGITTPHQITLSTEFIARSSCGCE; encoded by the coding sequence ATGAGGAGTGCAGAAAAGATAGGGAAGCGACCTTCGCGTCGAGCACAAACTGCCAAACGGCCCACCCTGGTTGATGTGGCTCGTGAGGCTGGCGTTGGGACGACCACGGTGTCGAGAATCATCAATGGCGGCCACTATGTGGAGGCCGGCACCCTGGCGCGTGTTCAGGCGGTGATGAAGAACCTCGGGTACCAGCCCAATCATGCAGCACGCGCGTTGAAAGGTGAGCGAACACGCACGCTTGGACTGATTGTGCCTTCGCTGAAGGACGAGTTCTTCGCAAATCTTGCGGATACCACGCAAACGCTCGCTCGACAGAAGGAATACGTTCTGATCGTTCTTGCATCGGCGGACGATGCGGCACAGGAGACGAGTGAGATCGCTGTTTTCCAGAGTCATCGGATCGATGGTCTTATCGTGGTGCCGCCACGTATTCAGACCCCAGCCTTTCTGTCTGCCGTCAAAGCCTTAGGAGTGCCGGTTGTGGCGATAGACCGGCCGCTTCGATCGCGCAACTCATCGGTGACTTGCGATAACTATGACGCATCCTTTGCCGCTACGAAACACCTCATAGAACATGGCAGGAAGCGCATTCTATGCTTCGGGGGAGACCCCGATCTTTCGACGATTCAAGAGCGCCAGCGCGGTTATAAGGATGCGCTCGCCGAGGCGTCGTTGCCATCCGAGCTTCTATTTGCCGCTGAGACAATCCCGCTTACAGAGAAGCTGCGCGAGATACTCGCACGGCCTCAGTCAAAGCGCCCGGATGCCATTCTCGGTCTGCTCAATATCGCGTCGATTGTTGCTTACGAACAGCTCATGGCACTCGGTCTAAGCATTCCGAAATCGGTTGCTCTTATAGGTTTCGACGATTTTCCTTTATCTTCGACCTTGCGCCCCGCGGTTTCAGTGATCCGGCAGCCGGTGGCAGAGATGGGCCGTGCGGCTGCCCGCCTCATCTTTGAACAGATCGAATCGGGTATCACGACACCTCATCAAATCACATTGAGTACAGAATTCATTGCGCGAAGCTCCTGTGGATGTGAGTAA
- a CDS encoding alpha/beta hydrolase, producing MLEGQCATVDRSTLRKETFIYVGREVLIVRSRRCTGICSPVFFLHGGGWLMGDAQTHAYLIAELAERSRCAIVFIHYPLAPEVQFPESQDIAFSAIRGVLADSAKHEINANQFAIAGDSAGGNLAACLALRFQREGLPRPKLQILLYPALDARMRSVSYRAFGKGLNLTERTMRWFWQQYGRGKGDLENPLYSPACVDDKVLQGLPETLIITSEFDVLRDEAEDFAKRLRRAGVSVCSVRFGGVLHGFMVTESLAKDISGDLAIQLAADYLRRRLEEHPMPGVEDQASGMRCGSL from the coding sequence ATGCTTGAGGGGCAATGTGCGACTGTAGATCGATCGACACTACGGAAGGAAACTTTTATCTATGTCGGGCGCGAAGTCCTGATCGTTAGGAGTCGCCGTTGCACCGGCATATGTTCACCAGTCTTCTTTCTACACGGTGGCGGATGGTTGATGGGCGACGCGCAGACCCACGCATATCTTATCGCGGAGTTGGCCGAGCGATCTCGCTGCGCAATCGTCTTTATTCACTATCCACTTGCTCCCGAGGTGCAGTTTCCGGAAAGCCAGGATATTGCGTTTTCTGCGATACGCGGAGTGCTTGCGGATAGCGCGAAGCATGAGATCAACGCAAATCAATTTGCGATTGCAGGCGATAGTGCTGGAGGAAATCTGGCTGCGTGCCTTGCGCTTCGCTTTCAGCGAGAGGGACTCCCCAGGCCGAAGCTGCAGATACTGCTCTATCCGGCGCTCGATGCGCGAATGAGGAGTGTGAGCTATCGAGCCTTTGGCAAAGGGCTCAACCTTACGGAGCGAACGATGCGTTGGTTCTGGCAGCAGTACGGAAGAGGAAAGGGGGATCTGGAGAATCCACTCTACTCACCTGCATGTGTCGACGACAAAGTGCTTCAAGGACTTCCCGAGACGCTGATCATTACAAGTGAATTCGATGTGCTGCGCGACGAGGCCGAGGATTTTGCGAAGCGTCTGCGGCGTGCCGGTGTGAGTGTGTGCTCAGTGCGGTTTGGTGGGGTGCTTCATGGTTTCATGGTGACGGAATCGCTTGCGAAAGACATCTCCGGCGACCTGGCGATACAGCTTGCCGCGGATTATCTTCGCCGCCGATTAGAGGAACATCCAATGCCTGGTGTTGAGGATCAAGCCTCTGGAATGCGTTGTGGTTCACTATGA
- a CDS encoding tetratricopeptide repeat protein: MAWSRILLSAHSESFHEDGGRRSPARRSLLLALPALCVLPSIAFAQSAPNCKGPAALNQMLASNPSAGGYEALGTWFAKQRQFSCAISAFDSALRLDPKSWQSHYDLGITLLTSGNPSRAITELKTAANLKPNSEQILLPLGAALSELNRQDSAIEVFKTILKENPQSIRAIDGLTKALIAEKRYTAAIAELKNAPPDEVLQLNLAVAYSKNGNADESLKVLSAIVQQHPSYAQGHFNMGAVYVQQNRFGEAAQEFKEALRLDPSDDVTRLSYVKALVVLAQFDTAVPIIREYRQHRPHEFDALYFSGVVEKGLGNYTEAEDFLRQAVTIDPNYFDARYSLGYVLAHLGRPAEARPELEAALKLSPDSSKARFQLAAVLRALGQKNEASKELSAFEKQKEEGVKQDVAGVKANQANADLQTGDPQKAVALYRESLAGDPGNARTYYNLALALSRTGDDRGEREALEKAVALDAQLSRPHNQLGVLDLQENQIAAAKKEFETAIALDPQYAEAQNNLGVLCGQLGDNAQAEKLFREATENNPQYGQAFANLGMILASEARFPEASQALSSAIQIEPENAGALSAYGMVLVRLNKGSDALNYFRKVTALDPKSPGAHLNLGIALADQFDLNGALAEFSEAVNLDPNNAVAHYNKGRVLLDLQRNSQAKPELETATQLDPNSADSWYLLGLISRQAGEADAAIRYFEKSLAVKPDNAEAHFMLGQELQHKGDTAAAIKQWRRTIEIQPQYSEAYYSLSRLLMQSNPEEAKQLQARFKALQAAQHITDRANTLGNFALASADAHDWPQAIAQLKEAITACGQCDSLAALHKDLGLIYCRSGDYKNGRTELLAAQKLSPADEDIKKALQLLATTGSPTS, from the coding sequence ATGGCCTGGAGTCGAATTCTTTTGTCTGCCCACAGCGAATCCTTTCACGAAGATGGCGGAAGGCGAAGCCCGGCGCGGCGCTCTCTACTGCTTGCGCTCCCTGCTCTCTGTGTTTTGCCATCGATTGCATTCGCTCAGAGCGCACCCAACTGCAAGGGGCCAGCGGCCCTGAACCAGATGCTTGCGTCCAATCCTTCCGCCGGCGGTTACGAAGCACTGGGGACCTGGTTTGCAAAGCAGCGCCAATTTTCATGTGCGATTTCTGCTTTTGACTCTGCGCTGCGTCTCGATCCCAAATCGTGGCAGAGCCACTATGATCTTGGGATCACTCTGCTGACGAGCGGCAACCCCAGCCGCGCGATTACGGAACTCAAGACAGCGGCGAATCTGAAGCCTAACTCGGAGCAGATCTTATTGCCACTGGGAGCAGCGCTCAGCGAGTTGAACCGGCAAGACAGTGCCATCGAAGTCTTTAAGACCATTCTGAAAGAAAATCCGCAGTCGATCAGAGCGATCGACGGACTGACCAAGGCACTCATCGCGGAAAAGAGATACACCGCGGCAATTGCAGAGCTGAAGAACGCGCCTCCGGATGAAGTTTTGCAGCTTAATCTGGCCGTCGCGTATTCGAAGAACGGCAACGCCGACGAATCGCTGAAGGTCCTTTCCGCAATCGTCCAGCAGCATCCTTCCTACGCCCAGGGACACTTCAACATGGGGGCCGTCTATGTTCAACAGAATCGGTTCGGCGAGGCCGCGCAGGAATTCAAAGAGGCACTGCGTCTCGATCCCTCCGACGACGTCACGCGCCTGTCCTATGTCAAGGCGCTGGTGGTTCTCGCTCAATTCGATACCGCTGTTCCCATCATTCGGGAGTATCGACAGCACCGGCCACACGAGTTCGACGCTCTGTATTTTAGCGGCGTAGTGGAAAAGGGATTGGGAAACTATACGGAAGCCGAAGATTTTCTGCGTCAGGCCGTGACCATTGACCCGAATTATTTCGATGCTCGATACAGCCTGGGCTACGTGCTTGCACACCTTGGCCGCCCCGCAGAGGCACGTCCAGAACTAGAAGCTGCGCTGAAACTCAGCCCGGATTCAAGCAAGGCGCGTTTTCAGTTGGCTGCGGTCTTGCGTGCTCTGGGACAGAAGAATGAAGCGAGCAAGGAATTGAGTGCCTTCGAGAAGCAAAAGGAGGAAGGTGTTAAACAGGATGTCGCCGGGGTGAAGGCGAATCAGGCCAATGCGGATTTGCAGACAGGAGATCCGCAAAAGGCCGTTGCCTTGTATCGCGAATCACTGGCCGGAGACCCAGGGAATGCGCGAACTTACTATAACCTTGCCCTTGCGTTGTCGCGGACGGGAGATGACCGCGGTGAGCGGGAGGCGCTCGAAAAAGCGGTGGCGCTCGATGCGCAACTGTCTCGGCCCCACAATCAACTGGGGGTTCTCGATCTGCAGGAAAATCAGATTGCCGCAGCGAAAAAAGAATTTGAGACGGCTATCGCGCTCGATCCGCAGTACGCTGAAGCCCAAAATAATCTGGGCGTTCTTTGTGGACAACTTGGCGATAACGCGCAAGCCGAAAAGTTATTTCGCGAGGCCACGGAAAACAATCCTCAGTATGGTCAGGCGTTTGCAAATCTGGGCATGATCTTGGCGAGCGAAGCTCGATTCCCGGAGGCCAGCCAGGCGCTCTCCAGCGCAATTCAAATTGAACCGGAGAATGCTGGCGCGCTTAGCGCATATGGGATGGTTCTGGTGCGCCTGAACAAGGGAAGCGACGCTCTGAACTACTTTCGCAAGGTGACGGCGCTCGATCCTAAATCGCCGGGGGCCCATCTGAATCTGGGAATTGCGCTGGCCGACCAGTTCGACCTCAACGGCGCGCTTGCCGAATTCTCCGAAGCGGTCAACCTTGATCCAAACAACGCCGTAGCGCACTACAACAAGGGCCGGGTACTCCTCGATTTGCAACGCAATAGCCAGGCGAAGCCTGAACTCGAGACGGCTACGCAACTCGATCCAAACTCCGCAGATTCCTGGTACCTGCTGGGCTTAATCTCAAGGCAGGCAGGGGAAGCGGACGCAGCGATTCGATATTTTGAGAAGTCGCTTGCCGTCAAGCCGGATAATGCCGAGGCCCATTTCATGCTGGGTCAGGAGTTGCAGCACAAGGGTGACACCGCCGCTGCAATCAAGCAATGGCGCAGAACGATCGAAATTCAACCGCAATATAGCGAGGCCTACTACAGCCTTTCACGCCTGCTGATGCAATCGAATCCTGAGGAAGCCAAGCAATTGCAGGCACGATTCAAGGCATTGCAAGCAGCGCAACACATCACGGATCGCGCCAACACGCTTGGCAACTTTGCGCTGGCATCTGCCGACGCGCATGACTGGCCGCAGGCGATCGCGCAACTGAAAGAGGCTATTACTGCCTGCGGGCAGTGCGATTCGCTGGCGGCGCTTCACAAGGATCTTGGTCTGATCTATTGCCGCTCCGGCGACTACAAGAATGGACGAACAGAGTTGCTCGCAGCACAGAAATTGTCTCCGGCAGATGAGGACATCAAGAAGGCGCTTCAGCTATTGGCGACAACAGGATCGCCGACTTCATGA